A single genomic interval of Desulfobaccales bacterium harbors:
- a CDS encoding DUF3786 domain-containing protein, translated as MPRIDDYKAAIALAVAELKQVNPKRLEARCGAEYFVEDARDGLVVPYFGQPRRITWPEVSVTPGTGPGEISLPEQILVLHYLLHASGEPLAGRVIDFREVPEGGFYWSAFVSRAKKPLLETFGLDLKLYLKVAVSLGGQPQPLGDAAASFLAFPRVPITHVLWGGDEEFPSEANILFDATIPGYFPTEDVAALAGASVYRLMGAARQFQQKG; from the coding sequence ATGCCCCGCATCGATGATTATAAGGCAGCCATCGCCCTGGCGGTGGCGGAGTTGAAACAAGTAAATCCCAAGCGGCTGGAGGCTCGCTGCGGTGCTGAATATTTTGTCGAGGACGCCCGGGACGGCCTCGTTGTCCCTTATTTCGGCCAGCCGCGCCGCATTACCTGGCCTGAGGTCAGTGTAACCCCTGGCACCGGCCCGGGAGAGATTTCGCTCCCGGAGCAGATCCTCGTCTTGCACTACTTGCTGCACGCCTCGGGAGAGCCGCTTGCCGGCCGGGTCATCGATTTCCGTGAGGTCCCGGAAGGCGGATTTTATTGGTCGGCCTTCGTCTCCCGGGCCAAAAAGCCGCTGTTGGAGACCTTCGGCCTTGACTTGAAGCTCTACCTCAAGGTGGCGGTGAGTCTGGGAGGCCAACCCCAGCCATTGGGCGATGCCGCGGCCTCATTTCTGGCCTTTCCCCGTGTGCCTATTACCCACGTTCTCTGGGGCGGTGATGAAGAGTTTCCCTCCGAAGCCAATATCCTTTTCGATGCAACCATCCCCGGCTATTTTCCAACCGAAGATGTCGCGGCGCTCGCGGGCGCCTCAGTGTACCGGTTGATGGGAGCGGCCCGGCAGTTTCAACAAAAGGGGTAA